A single genomic interval of Dromiciops gliroides isolate mDroGli1 chromosome 1, mDroGli1.pri, whole genome shotgun sequence harbors:
- the EMP2 gene encoding epithelial membrane protein 2: MLVLLAFIIVFHITSAALLFIATIDNAWWVGDDFFTDIWRVCHNNNTNCTSIDNTFEGYPTIQAVQTTMILSTILCCVALFIFVLQLFRLKQGERFVLTSIIQLLSCLCVMIAASIYTNQHEVLHVDKEHYQGTSDGKYGYSFILAWIAFAFTLISGIMYLILRKRK; the protein is encoded by the exons ATGTTGGTGCTTCTGGCTTTCATCATTGTGTTTCACATCACCTCTGCAGCACTGCTGTTCATCGCCACCATCGACAAT GCCTGGTGGGTAGGAGACGATTTTTTCACAGACATCTGGAGAGTATGtcacaacaacaacaccaactgTACAAGCATTGATAACACCTTTGAAG GTTATCCAACTATCCAAGCTGTTCAAACCACCATGATCCTCTCCACCATCCTTTGCTGTGTAGCTCTCTTTATCTTTGTGCTCCAACTCTTCCGTCTGAAGCAAGGAGAGAGATTTGTCCTTACTTCAATTATCCAGCTACTGTCAT GCCTGTGTGTCATGATTGCTGCGTCCATTTACACAAACCAGCACGAAGTATTACATGTCGACAAAGAGCATTACCAAGGCACTTCTGATGGGAAATATGGCTACTCCTTCATCTTGGCCTGGATTGCATTTGCCTTTACTCTGATCAGCGGCATAATGtacctaatactgagaaagcgTAAATAA